The Setaria viridis chromosome 2, Setaria_viridis_v4.0, whole genome shotgun sequence DNA window ttgatTAAATATGGATAGAGCTGAGTTGGATTGTAAAGGAGGTACGAGGATCATGATCTATTACCACCTCCTATATACAGGTGATCCTCAAGTTCAGAACATACGAGCAAATAAATAGAATATATAGTTAATGCTCTCAGCGTGCTGCACCTATCGAATGCACATGAGCTATCCAAGCCATTCATTTTTGAATCAATGGTGAGATGGTTCATGTAGGTAAGAAGTACATGTAATAGGTAGTGGATCAACGGTTGGATAGGGAGAAATAAATAGTTGAGATAAATCATATAGTCACATGTGcatgtggttttgcatttttcatGTTCTTTTCGGACTCTACCCCAAACTTATGGTTTCCGAGAGAGGCCTAGCTTCATGCAAAATGCATGGCAGATCCGGCGTTTGTGCACGAAGAAACAAAGTGAAGGAAGTATACACGCAAGAAATTAAAGGCCGGGGTCACCGATCTTAGATAGGGGAAGAGTGGAGGGAAAAACACTCTTTGCAACGTAAAGAATTTAAGATCGCAAAATATGATTAATTATACGACGTATGTAGTAATACACACGTAAAAACTTGTATTTATTTGTCAAATCAAGCTATCTTATTTGATGATGTAGCTTCTGCGAATAGTTAGTTTTGTCAATATTGAACACAACAAATTCGGATATTTCTTTGAGGCACGTAGCAAACGGTAAAACAGGTACTAAACAACAGGTGCATCCCTGCGGGTCTATCTTCGCATATATAAACCCCTCCGCATTCTAGCTTTGAGCTCTCCCTATCTGGCTATATCTCTCTCACTCTCACCACATTCGCCGTGTCTCTCATGGAGCTCTGGATATGCAGTAGTAATGCCGCTGTTCATCACCATTACTGTCTTCTTGTACCTCCTCCTGCATAAACGCAAGCAAGCAGCTGTTCCCAGTGCACCATCTCTTCCATCGCCCCCCGGCCCCGTCGGCCTCCCACTCGTCGGGAGCGCCCTCCACTTCATCGGGCCGTTCAGCCGCAGCCCGCACGCCGTGCTCACCCGCCTCGCCGAGACCAACAGGCCCGTCATGTCCTTCCGGCCGGGCATGGCCGGGAACTTCGTGGCGGTGTCGTCCCCggccgcggcacgggaggctTTCGTCGACAACGACGCGGCGCTGGCGCCACGGTTCGTGCCCGACGTGGCCTGCGCCCTGGCGCACAGCTCGGAGtccatctccttcctcccgACCTCCAGCCCTCTGTGGAGGCAGCACCGCGCCACGGTCGGCGCCCACCTTTCCGCCGCCCGGAGCCTCGACGCGACCCGGCAAGTCAGGGATCGTCACGCCCGGGCCTCCCCGAGAGCATGATGAGGACGCGCTCCGGCACGCTGGTCGGGGTCGGGGAGGCCGTGCTCGACAGCGTGCTCGACGTCGTGTCCAACATCCTCTTCTCCGAGGACGTCGTCAACACGCGCGTGCAGGGTGACACACTATTCAGTGACCTCGTGGCAGTGCTTGAGGACTGGACCAGACCCAACGTCTCCGACGCATTCCCCTTCCTCGCGCCAATCGACCTTCTCGGCTCGCGCCACCGTGTCTCGAGAGGCCTGACCAAACTGTACAAGTTTTTCGACGAAGAGTTCGTTGAACGTCGGTTATTAGCCAATGGCGAGAACCATGGCGACTTGTTGGACGTAGTCCTCGCGCGGCATGCCAAGTCGGGTAGGATCACCGTGGAATGGGCGATGGCGCTGCTGCTCAAGCACCAAGACAAGATGAAGAAGGTGCAAGCTGAGCTCGTGGCGACCCTAGGCTCCAAAGACTTCGTCGAAGAGCGCGACTTGAACAAGCTCCCCTACCTCCAAGCAGTGATAAAGGAGACTCTCCGGCTGCAGCCACCGGCACCGCTGTTACCTCGACAAGTGGTTAAGGATGGCATGTCACTAGGCGGATTCTCCGTGCCAATTGGCACTTACATTCTCGTCAACTTATGGGCCATCGGGAGGGACCCAACGGTATGGCCACGGCCTGAAGAGTTTTTGCCTGAAAGGTTTCTAGGCAAGCAAGCGGCAGACTTCCGGGGCTTGGACTTCGCCTACAAGCCATTTGGGGCGGGGAGAAGGATGTGCCCCGGATTGGACTTCGCCACAAGGTTGGTGCCACCGTTGTTGGCCTCAATCCTGCACAAGATCGAATGGAGGCTGCCCGGCGGGATGGCGCCCAAGGACGTGGACCTCAGAGATCGTTATAGCACGGTGTTGGAGCTCGCCAAGCCCCTCCATGCAGTGCCGGTGTGCATGCTTTGACACATGACTTAGATATTGCATAAGTTTAACCCTATATTAACTAGCATAGAGAGTAGATGCATGTGTGACGTGCATGTGATTTATGAGAAAATTTCATTTGTTATATATAGCCATCAAGACCAGATCATCAGGTTGTGTTCGTGAGGCCTGTCGTCCTACCTGCATCTACTGGTTTTCACCTTACAGTTGTAGCAAGCGGCACAGACAGAGAAGGGCACGATTGATTATACAATCATCTGTACGAGTACGATGCATGCGTGATTGATTATATGCCTTGTATAATCATCAGTTATGGCCCCGTGCACAGCATCAATCCCGTAGGCCTGGGCTGCTACCTCGAGCTGATGATTCTGATCAAACTAACAGCAGCATTAACCGTAGTATCATATAGTACATCCTCAACTGATTTGCTCCGATGTTCATTATCCTCCATTGTTGTCGTCTTACGTCGGGACCTCGATACTTTATTATGCTTGATTTATATATCCCTCTCGCGTTTTTTAGATGAAGGATAAAATTCGGCCTAGTATATTCATATGGTGGATATATACAGCTAAGGGTATTACAGAGAATTCTTAGACTAGTAATCCTCAAAAAGAGGAGTTCAAAAACACCAGCAAGAAAACTGTAAAAAATAGTATACTAAGTGATGATTCTCGGAGAGTTACTGATGGAGTTAGTTGCTTACCAGATCAAAGTCAGAGTTGGGGCAAATGAACTAAGACAGCAGCAAAATCCACGCTACGGCCAATCCCCTACCGTCACCACAACGCGTTCCTGACGTTTGTTGCTCAAGATAGACACGCAAACAAGTGTAAATATAGCAcattctgtaaaaaaaaaaaattatccgtCGATGGCTTACCTGCCTGCCGCCGTTGACTGAAAATCTCAGTCGACCGCGTTGAGTATGTTATCAGATTAATAAACTCGTAATGAATATGTGAGTCACAGTCTCACAACATTTATTGTAATGGTGACCgcattttttttcgaaagaccGGCGTTCTTCCTTCCTTGGCGTCGGATTGGCCGGCGGCAACGCTGATCGTTAGCATCGTCAGCGCATCGGCAGCCCGCTCGCGGGCTCGCGGCTGCCGGAGGAGAGGATGCCGGCTTGCTGTAGTTTTTCCATTTGTGCCCTGTAGGCAGCAGGCACTGGCGGATCTACTAGGGGGTGGGCCGCAGCCCACCCTAAGATCTGGCCCAAGGAGTCCCCACCCCTGCCCGAGGCGCGATCCCGCGAGGCcgtggcggcgagccggcgattCAGTGTCTGAGTGGCGGCCTTGCGACGCGAGCGTGGCCTGTGTTGGACCTAGCCCGTCCCCGGTGCCTTCGCCGCCGTTGCGATTGATCTGTGACTCTGAAAACTCCATGTCGTACCGCGTACACGGACACCATCTCGCCGATGGCCATGCTGCAGGCGCTGACCACGGAGCCACGCCCCACGCCGGAAACGAGCGTACACGGACACTTTGGGTACGAAGTTTCGGTTGGATTTTCCAAACCTATGCATCTCTCCGACCAGGATTACAGTTCAGTTTTTCATCAATGATAACATTGCAGGTGGTGCTCACGACTCTAGCACAGATCACGAGAGGCACCACGTCACCATGTCGATGCACGGCCACTGCGTGCAGGCCATGTAGTTGACGCCGCCATCTCCGTTGTCCGTTGCCGCGTGGATGTGGGAGCTGAGCTGAAAGCCCATGGGATAGATCCAAGCAAATATACCACGGGTGGTgagattgattttttttaacgaactaGCAGGAGAGCTGTCCGACTGGACGGTTCAACAATAAAAAAATACTTAggtggattgggacatcaacacagaACAAACTAAGCCAACGAACTACTCAGCCACCACAAGCTCCATAGCTCGGCCACCGCACAAATACTGTCGGACACGTACACCACAATCGTGAGTCACACCGTACATTTTCTTTCACCTTCAAGTAGCTTGGCAGACGCCAGACTCACCGCTGCTATGCAGGGccaaccgccaccaccacaatACCAgattgccatcttcttcaggtCGTGCACATGTAAATACAGCTCGACATCTTTAGAAACAAGAAGGGAAGCAGACTGCACTGTACCATGCCGACAAAGCCACTGTAAAGCGGGACCTATCACCGTAGTGCTACTGTAGCACCACACCCCAAACCAACAGGATGATTCCACCAGATCTGGACCTCTCCAAGGTTGCCTCGCAGACACCGTCACGAAAACACAACGTGTAGGAGTttcgccacatccgccgttggactccactCCTCACTCTCGTCGCCTTAACTCCATGCCGCATATCTATTTTTTGTATTGGCATCAGAAAGGGGTATAATACCACTTTACAGCCCTAAGATCTCATCCATCTATCGAGCTGCCACTGAAAACTCAATTGCACTACAAGTTGTTTCCCGGGAGCCTCCAAAGCCACTGGCTGAAACCCTAGTGAACTCAATGTCTCCAAACTCTACCGCCATGAGGTCAAAATCACCGTTGCTCGCACATAGTTGCCACTGTTGCATTGGCACGCCATCGTTGTCACTTGTGCCATCTTTCGATGATGCCTCGCACCGAAGTAGCCTCGGCTATACCGGTCTACCCACTGCAGGATGCTGCAAGCTAAGTCGCCAACACATAGTCATTGCTGCAAGTGCCGCCAATTGATGTTGTTCCGCACAGCATTGTGTTGgtgctcattattgacacctttttacccttgtttatcttcaataatgatatgGATTTAATACctaactattgatcatacctaataatCAGGCCGTTTTCACGtatgcaatatattttggaggatattctattttcgcAGGAAATTAGACTTTAATGGAGCATAATCGGATCAAGCCTTAAACAAGCAACAACCCAGAGAAAGACGAAGGTCAAAGGGCCTAGAAAGGACCTAAGCCGATTGGCCTATAgaccccaggccaatcggcctaggtcCTGAGGAGTCCAATCGTGCTCATTCTTGGCGAGCAATCCTCTGTGATgccttaggggctaagtttctaaagatatggcaagatgatCTCAGGATCAAAGTGAATCAAACAGAGATTTGGAGAGTTATCAATGATCATTCTTATCCCAAAGCTATcaacgtgccaggcccacatgcaagtgaaaaagAAGACTCCAGAACACCTGAGATTACTTGGAGACGAAGGGAGGTGTGAGATGAAAGGGGGTGCGAGAGGCCACAAGGAAGGGCTATGCCGATCGGCCTCGAGCATTCCCTCACCCCCTTGACTTTCCATTTGAAGCATGGGTCCTctaaactataaatacccaCATTCTCCATCGTGCATGGGGAGACATTCGACGCATTTAACTACAAGCAGCAGCGAAGCAGAAGGAGCCTGAGGGACACCACTTGGGAGAGCTGAGGGTTGTGCAGTTATCTAGGGATTAGCGTAGCTAAGCCGTAGCTGATGTGGgaaccctgcgaggaagatccacgtCGGAGTTCTTAAGTTAGGATCATCAGAATAGGGTAGGATCCCAGTGGACATCTGGtaatgtacaatcattcatggtgaagtaatagatgtgttcttgttcttagcgatctaattGCCTCCTATGGTGTTATGCTCtttcgggtttgcttgcttttcaatctatgattgatgatagattgcatatgatatttatgtggtcgtggtgactagatttgcatgcctgatcttccgatgagtatgacatgttcttatggTCGTGCCCTTAGACTGTCTATGCTGATGAGGATATCGCGATAGGTTCTtccttgtgtaaggtgggggttttcgagAACaagaccggaggtgtagatttaaagatgcctTTTGCTATGATCATATCTATGTTGGTTTGCTACcttgctcagaattacaacatatgcatagtctaggttgctctggATTAGTTATCTCTTGTTCATAGATTGGATCTGAACTACTCATCAACAAAAGGTTCCGATTGAAAGAGATTAGAAGATGCGGcaagatacaagggcgacgattggaaatcggccgattggtgctacagtcaaggatcggttgattggtgctacagtcgaggagcGACCAAttaatgctacagtcgaggatcggccgattgatccttggagttccgcctcgcccgacccctgaggtttgggatcggacgcgactgaccctccaagggaggatctccgcctcgcccgacccctaaggtttgggatcggacgcgcccgaccctccaagggaggatctccgcctcgcccgacccctaaggtttgggatcggacgcgcccgaccctccaagggaggatctccgcctcgcccgacccctgaggtttgggatcggacgcgcccgaccctccaaaagaggatctccgcctcgtccgaccttagtttccagggtcggagtgagtctgagccctcgacatgtgggtcgTGATCGGTTACTCCTTGCcgaagaggtgatcggccgattaggaggttggaatagttgggccagtgtgggcttaaaaaggattatgaagatgaagaaggaatcagcccatgaagcgcgtgataatcgacctagtacgaatcgtacttgtaaatattcgttttctgtttaaatttagggatagagttctagtcggataagaagtcatttgtacggggctataaatagccacccttgtagatctgtaatcatcatcaactcaatacaacaaactattatttcctcgtacttactttcaagcaggcgacttcgccaatactttttccctttttcacgagtttgtacgggttggcggggctgcatcaacttgacctccggccgatcttgtaagttccgcttatcgagtaaattctaagctttaacttcgggcgcatcgctgccatttcgtttagatttgttcatcagttatcgatatttactagaattctaggtgttacctgttgttctagttttatcaccagttatccagctaggaatcggtaaattCGGCTTTCCTTGTACTTCgttgtttaatctatttattttagccgattagatctgttcctagtgttgctactgtagcgttgtttaaattgctctagtagttttctttataaacgttgcctggtaatcggttgcatcatagccgatttctttattacggcaaatcggccaattcgctgataagcttcctcgagatcggaaccttagccgatcgcaacctctgggaattGACaggtttctttccttgccaatcaataggtcagattggctggcacgccgcgtgaaccgtaccagggcgatcacccgaataggagctaagcagattctcccgggtcgtgtgtccgacgctgggaattcgatcagccgatttcctGCGCCAACAGGTTCATACTAACTAGTCATCAACAAAAGgttcatactaacaatgctagttgaaatagatcttgtgttataagtttcacggattgataaaccttgggggagtatTCTGAGGGAAGAGCTGATTCCTGCGTTTGCGGTTCACAAACTGGCGTGCTAACTTTCGTCAACACATTGATCACTGCTAAGCAAGGCCAACCGCCGCGATCCGCTACGAGCAGCCTCCGACACCCATGCAACAACCTCAAGCTACCTCCACATCATCAGTAAACCTGCCTCCAAGAGCGCCAGCATCCGTTCCTCTGCCTTAGGTTGCCGTTGCTGCAGCACCTCACTTGATCAATTGCCTACCACAAGCTCCACAGGCCAACGAAGGAACCATCAAATACCAACTGGTTGAACCTCCATGGCTGCTACGTGCAATCCATCTTGCACGCTACCGCGTGCTCACCGTCTCGCCTCGTCACACCATAGACTATACCTCAGGCAATCGTCGTGCAAACTAGAGGCTCCTCGCTACCAATCTCACCCTTGCCGTAGATGGCGGCCTCGATGATGTCCTCGACCGCAGCGTCGTTGTCATTAGAGTAGCTGCCGAGCCTTCTGCATACCTACACCCCAATGCCCAGTCAGCGCCGCGCTGCCGTCACACCATGATGGCTGTCCTCACACCACGGTGCTGCCGCCGGGACGTGTACTCGCTCACTACCATTGCCCACCAGCACGTGCCGCTGGAGCAGCCATCCGAGCGCCTCTACATGCAGCTACCTTGCCCCCGCGGCGATGGTCACCAGCACGCTGTCAAGTAGCCCACGGCGAGCAGATCAGGCCTGAGGCACGCCGGATCCAGCCATGGAGGCGCCGAAATAGCCGCTGCTGACAATGCATACCCATAGCGCCACCGTGCCCATATATCGAGATAGGGACGGGAGAAGAGAGGAGACTTCACCGTCACCTTCCTTGCGACCGCCAGACTTCCGGCGGCGCGCTCCAGCGATGGCGAGATGAAGGGGTTGGTGGAAGCTGCCCGGTGGCACGGACGCCGGAGGTGCCGCCGGTGTCGCCCGTGAGTGGCGACGCGGGGGCCGTTTCGTGTTTTCCTTCGTTGCTTTGCTTCGGAATTCGGAGGTGAGATTGATGTTATGCAAATAGGGTCCTCTGTCGCGGGAGCATCTGCACGGCTAGAGCTAATTTAGTCTCAGGCCAAATAGTTTCCATTTCATTTAACACAAATGCGAGATCTAATTTTATAGAAAAGGGATGCTCCTAATATTGAATGAACCAGAAATAACCCCACATGCCTCCCTCAATCAATAAATCGGTGCCATAATTTCTGAACTTTTAGAAAGCAGAAACATACTTGAACGATTAAAAAAACTCTATACTCCATAAATTTGGTATTCATTGGTACAACAAATTTGGCTTCTATGGTGGTTGAAAACTTAATAGCTATGTTACTGCCCCAACTCCGACATAGCAAAATCACAAATAAGAACAGTGATAGATCCTGCTCCTTTTACTTGGACAAAATTTATAAATTCATAGAAGAAACGTAGTAAGCCAGAAAAAACATGGCCTAACCAAACTGCTCGGTCAGAAAATTCAGGAACATGTACATGAAACCACGACTTATTCCATCATCAATCCTCTAGactaaaacatttttttaaaccGTGGATCAACAGGGACGAAGGGTTTGGGAACTTCAC harbors:
- the LOC117844219 gene encoding oryzalexin E synthase-like, producing the protein MPLFITITVFLYLLLHKRKQAAVPSAPSLPSPPGPVGLPLVGSALHFIGPFSRSPHAVLTRLAETNRPVMSFRPGMAGNFVAVSSPAAAREAFVDNDAALAPRFVPDVACALAHSSESISFLPTSSPLWRQHRATVGAHLSAARSLDATRQVRDRHARASPRA
- the LOC117844221 gene encoding cytochrome P450 76M5-like, producing MMRTRSGTLVGVGEAVLDSVLDVVSNILFSEDVVNTRVQGDTLFSDLVAVLEDWTRPNVSDAFPFLAPIDLLGSRHRVSRGLTKLYKFFDEEFVERRLLANGENHGDLLDVVLARHAKSGRITVEWAMALLLKHQDKMKKVQAELVATLGSKDFVEERDLNKLPYLQAVIKETLRLQPPAPLLPRQVVKDGMSLGGFSVPIGTYILVNLWAIGRDPTVWPRPEEFLPERFLGKQAADFRGLDFAYKPFGAGRRMCPGLDFATRLVPPLLASILHKIEWRLPGGMAPKDVDLRDRYSTVLELAKPLHAVPVCML